A window of Chloracidobacterium sp. N contains these coding sequences:
- a CDS encoding DUF962 domain-containing protein, producing MDAASKALAEASPRTFEAFFPHYLAMHSHPMTRMFHFIGTVLQVPILLACALTGWWWGLLAIPVVSYGLAWFSHFVFERNRPATWTNPWYSLLGDYKMVGMMLRGQLWR from the coding sequence ATGGATGCGGCTTCCAAGGCGCTTGCCGAGGCGTCGCCTCGAACCTTCGAGGCGTTTTTCCCACACTATCTCGCCATGCACAGCCATCCCATGACGCGCATGTTCCACTTCATCGGGACGGTGTTGCAGGTGCCTATCCTGTTGGCCTGTGCCCTGACCGGCTGGTGGTGGGGGCTGCTGGCCATTCCGGTGGTGTCCTATGGTCTGGCCTGGTTTTCGCATTTCGTCTTTGAGCGAAACCGGCCGGCGACATGGACCAATCCGTGGTACTCCCTGCTTGGCGACTACAAAATGGTGGGGATGATGCTGCGGGGGCAGTTGTGGCGCTGA
- a CDS encoding DUF445 domain-containing protein: protein MVTSVWGTALLHLLIATGHGFLGAWLAVRMVFRPRRAWRLFGWRIPFTPGMIPAERAAFLKRFASVIAERVLTVETIADEIVALGVEGEVGAASLRHYAEQTSSEDFLRHLAQRIVELLADERNAAGIGRRLTDGFANVVIEEVGHTYGLVGRLIAHRLVELGMLKRILTLALEDIAVLLSQNEPARTTMVETITTVGGHLFASEAANLRVTASEVTPITEFVQSLGRRLDIETLLRTQLERLTDQMIEELIYRAAGRELRMIVRFGALVGLGVGILQAGLFLLTES from the coding sequence ATGGTGACTTCCGTTTGGGGAACGGCGCTGTTGCATCTGCTGATTGCCACCGGTCATGGCTTTCTTGGGGCGTGGCTGGCCGTACGGATGGTGTTTCGTCCCCGCCGGGCCTGGCGGCTGTTTGGCTGGCGGATACCGTTCACGCCCGGCATGATCCCGGCGGAACGCGCGGCCTTCCTCAAACGCTTTGCCAGTGTCATTGCCGAGCGCGTGCTGACGGTCGAAACCATTGCCGATGAAATCGTGGCGCTGGGGGTCGAGGGGGAAGTCGGCGCGGCATCCCTCCGGCACTATGCGGAACAGACTTCCAGCGAGGACTTCCTGCGTCATCTGGCCCAGCGCATCGTTGAGTTGCTGGCCGATGAACGCAATGCCGCCGGCATCGGACGCCGCCTGACGGATGGTTTTGCCAACGTCGTCATCGAGGAAGTCGGCCACACGTATGGCCTGGTCGGGCGTCTGATTGCCCACCGGCTCGTCGAACTGGGGATGCTCAAGCGCATCCTCACCCTGGCGCTCGAAGACATCGCGGTGCTGCTGAGTCAGAACGAGCCGGCGCGGACAACCATGGTGGAAACCATCACCACCGTGGGCGGCCATCTGTTTGCATCGGAGGCGGCCAACCTGCGCGTGACGGCTTCCGAAGTCACGCCAATCACTGAGTTTGTGCAGTCGCTCGGCCGCCGCCTCGACATCGAAACCCTGTTGCGGACCCAACTCGAACGCCTGACTGACCAGATGATCGAGGAACTCATCTACCGCGCGGCCGGCCGGGAGTTACGGATGATTGTCCGCTTTGGGGCGCTGGTCGGACTGGGGGTGGGGATTCTCCAGGCCGGGCTCTTTCTGCTGACGGAATCCTGA
- the cmk gene encoding (d)CMP kinase, translating into MKEVVPPAQHIVIAIDGPAGAGKSTIGKLLAAQLGALYIDTGAMYRTVALKGFRLGVIHPGDPPEPLNPEQEDRLSEIARTTAITLAGDPFHLQVFADNEDVSEDIRLPVVSRYASIVSAIAGVRSALVAQQRRMGAEGTVVMDGRDIGTHVFPDADVKFFLDASVETRTERRYAEQRARGVDCTREQTRLDVLERDRRDYNRAIAPLRRADDAIWLDTSSLSPEEVLQKMLAFIQERLSTRPTATSQSADASTSPE; encoded by the coding sequence ATGAAGGAAGTCGTACCACCCGCCCAACACATCGTCATTGCCATTGATGGTCCGGCCGGCGCCGGCAAAAGCACCATCGGGAAGCTTCTGGCGGCGCAGCTTGGTGCGCTCTACATTGACACCGGTGCCATGTACCGCACCGTTGCCCTCAAGGGCTTCCGGCTGGGGGTGATTCATCCCGGCGACCCACCCGAACCCCTGAACCCCGAACAGGAAGACCGGTTGTCCGAAATTGCCCGCACCACGGCGATTACGCTGGCCGGCGATCCGTTTCACCTGCAGGTTTTTGCCGACAACGAGGATGTCTCGGAGGACATCCGGCTGCCCGTCGTCAGCCGCTATGCCTCGATTGTGTCGGCCATCGCCGGCGTCCGGTCGGCGCTTGTTGCCCAGCAGCGGCGCATGGGAGCTGAAGGGACGGTCGTCATGGACGGACGTGACATCGGCACCCACGTGTTTCCCGATGCCGACGTGAAATTTTTTCTCGATGCCAGCGTGGAAACGCGCACCGAACGGCGCTACGCCGAGCAGCGCGCGCGCGGTGTGGACTGCACCCGCGAACAGACCCGCCTGGATGTGCTCGAACGTGACCGCCGGGATTACAACCGGGCCATTGCCCCGCTGCGCCGCGCCGACGATGCCATCTGGCTCGATACATCGTCGCTTTCGCCGGAGGAAGTGCTCCAGAAGATGCTGGCGTTCATTCAGGAACGGCTCAGCACCCGGCCGACGGCGACTTCCCAAAGCGCAGACGCTTCCACATCCCCGGAGTAA
- a CDS encoding CoA pyrophosphatase, which yields MGIHLQSGWSVSSQGGADLQRYTVSIEFTRQAAQVLQPWDAGYHPTGGDDVQAAVLVPLFFKQGIPHLLLTKRASHLRRHRGEVAFPGGRRDPQDTSPVMTALREAQEEIGLPAEQVLVIGLLETFATHTGFRITPVVGVIPYPIEFHLDDRETESLIEVPLPVIARTEAREVRQFIVNHRLRNVYFFHHADRDPIWGASGYIVQQFLEVVYPLVIADLAGEAVF from the coding sequence ATGGGTATCCATCTCCAATCAGGTTGGTCCGTCAGCAGCCAGGGTGGGGCTGACTTACAACGTTACACGGTCAGCATCGAGTTTACGCGGCAGGCGGCGCAAGTGCTGCAACCGTGGGATGCCGGCTACCACCCAACCGGCGGTGATGACGTGCAGGCGGCGGTGCTGGTTCCATTGTTTTTCAAGCAGGGCATCCCCCACCTGCTGTTGACCAAGCGGGCCTCCCACCTGCGCCGCCACCGTGGGGAAGTGGCTTTTCCGGGCGGACGGCGCGACCCCCAGGACACCTCCCCGGTGATGACGGCGCTGCGCGAGGCCCAGGAAGAAATCGGTCTGCCGGCAGAACAGGTGTTGGTTATTGGACTGCTTGAAACCTTTGCCACCCACACCGGCTTTCGGATTACTCCGGTGGTGGGCGTCATTCCCTATCCCATCGAGTTCCACCTCGATGACCGCGAAACCGAATCCCTCATCGAAGTTCCACTGCCCGTCATTGCGCGGACGGAAGCCCGTGAAGTGCGGCAGTTCATCGTCAATCATCGCCTCCGAAACGTGTATTTTTTCCACCATGCCGACCGTGACCCAATCTGGGGCGCCTCCGGCTATATCGTCCAGCAGTTTCTGGAGGTCGTCTATCCCCTGGTCATTGCCGATCTGGCCGGAGAAGCCGTGTTCTGA
- a CDS encoding superoxide dismutase: MPFDLPELPYAKDALAPHISATTFEFHHGKHHKAYVDNMNKLIEGTPHADKSLEEIIQAAHTDGNAALFNNAAQVWNHTFFWNSMKPNGGGAPTGELADRINHAFGGLDQFKDAFKQAGVTQFGSGWAWLVLDHGDLKIIKTANADLPLVHGQTALLTCDVWEHAYYLDFQNRRPDFLQAYLDYLINWDFAAANLAQAA; this comes from the coding sequence ATGCCTTTCGACCTGCCAGAACTACCCTACGCCAAGGATGCCCTTGCACCGCATATTTCGGCGACGACGTTCGAGTTCCACCACGGCAAACACCACAAGGCCTATGTGGACAATATGAACAAACTCATTGAAGGCACACCCCATGCCGACAAATCACTGGAAGAGATCATCCAGGCTGCCCATACGGACGGCAACGCGGCCTTGTTCAACAATGCCGCCCAAGTCTGGAACCACACCTTTTTCTGGAATTCGATGAAGCCAAACGGCGGCGGCGCGCCGACGGGCGAGCTGGCCGACCGCATCAACCATGCTTTCGGGGGCCTCGATCAGTTCAAGGACGCCTTCAAGCAGGCCGGTGTGACGCAGTTTGGCAGTGGCTGGGCCTGGCTCGTTCTTGACCATGGCGACCTGAAAATCATCAAAACCGCTAACGCCGACCTGCCGCTCGTCCACGGGCAGACGGCGCTGCTGACCTGCGATGTCTGGGAACATGCCTACTATCTCGACTTTCAGAACCGCCGCCCGGATTTCCTCCAGGCGTATCTGGATTACCTGATCAACTGGGATTTTGCCGCTGCCAATCTGGCTCAGGCGGCCTGA
- a CDS encoding sterol desaturase family protein codes for MKNLILSAIPFFLLTIILEAVWDKIKGTGFVTWKDSLTNIAIGTGSLLGKFIPTAAIYWFCWYISPFRIEPAWWSWAVVLLLDDFFYYWFHRISHESRFFWNMHVVHHSSDHYNLSVAVRQSWFGGLVAWVFYVPIALLGFPPEMVLTAHAINLLYQYWIHTQFVGRLGWLEWIFNCPTHHRVHHGVNEPYLDRNYGGILIIWDRLFGTFAEETEPVRYGIIKPLRSYNPLWANLHAWKEMFDAMRTRPTWREKWQCVWGAPAMNPPQPRTPDWQPETRATAQV; via the coding sequence ATGAAAAATCTTATTCTTTCGGCTATCCCGTTCTTTCTGCTGACCATCATCCTGGAAGCTGTCTGGGACAAAATCAAGGGAACGGGCTTCGTCACCTGGAAAGACAGCCTGACCAACATCGCAATTGGCACTGGAAGCCTGCTGGGAAAATTCATTCCCACCGCGGCAATTTACTGGTTCTGCTGGTACATTTCACCGTTCAGAATCGAACCCGCCTGGTGGTCATGGGCCGTGGTGCTGCTGCTCGATGACTTCTTCTACTACTGGTTTCATCGCATTAGTCACGAGAGCCGGTTCTTCTGGAACATGCACGTCGTCCACCACTCAAGCGATCACTACAACCTGAGTGTGGCCGTCCGCCAGAGCTGGTTTGGTGGCTTGGTGGCGTGGGTTTTTTACGTACCCATCGCCTTGCTCGGCTTTCCGCCGGAGATGGTGCTGACGGCGCATGCCATCAACCTGCTGTACCAGTATTGGATTCACACGCAATTCGTCGGGCGTCTGGGCTGGCTCGAATGGATTTTCAACTGTCCGACGCACCATCGCGTTCATCACGGCGTCAACGAGCCTTACCTGGACAGGAACTACGGTGGGATTCTCATCATCTGGGACCGGCTCTTTGGCACTTTTGCCGAGGAAACCGAGCCGGTACGCTATGGCATCATCAAGCCCCTGCGCAGCTACAACCCGCTGTGGGCCAACCTTCACGCATGGAAGGAAATGTTTGATGCGATGCGGACCCGCCCGACCTGGCGTGAGAAATGGCAGTGTGTCTGGGGCGCGCCGGCGATGAACCCACCCCAACCCCGGACCCCGGACTGGCAGCCGGAGACAAGGGCGACTGCACAGGTCTGA
- a CDS encoding RDD family protein — protein sequence MSKWLVKIQGYEYETNIDELKQWVIEGRVLPEDMIFRQGLGWRIAREVPMLREAFEEQRKKPPSQQETSLSPSFHQPYAYQQANQYTLPTLFQRGMGFFLDNLSYSLFAAPGLLLLYLQESAATLEGIAPEEAVTATPYILMTLGTIVNFGLNVYLTSAYGGTVGKRLVGTVVLDRESKAFLSYGKSALREGLRFFLCNAGILKRVCCLLGLASVWLRFDSERRQVYDIILGSNVYEKAS from the coding sequence ATGAGCAAGTGGCTGGTCAAAATTCAGGGATATGAATACGAAACAAACATTGATGAGCTGAAGCAGTGGGTTATTGAAGGTAGGGTCTTACCCGAAGACATGATTTTCCGTCAGGGACTGGGCTGGAGAATAGCCAGAGAAGTACCAATGCTCCGGGAGGCTTTTGAAGAACAAAGAAAAAAGCCTCCATCGCAACAGGAGACATCTCTATCTCCATCCTTTCACCAACCTTATGCCTACCAACAAGCAAATCAGTACACCCTTCCTACACTTTTCCAGAGAGGAATGGGATTCTTTTTAGATAATCTTTCTTACAGCCTTTTTGCCGCACCGGGCCTTTTGCTGCTGTATTTACAGGAAAGCGCAGCAACCCTTGAGGGCATTGCACCAGAGGAAGCTGTCACAGCAACCCCCTACATCCTCATGACTCTCGGCACAATCGTCAACTTTGGATTGAATGTTTATTTGACGAGTGCTTACGGTGGCACAGTCGGCAAGCGCCTGGTAGGGACCGTTGTTCTCGACAGGGAAAGCAAAGCTTTTCTGAGCTATGGAAAGTCTGCACTTCGTGAGGGCCTGCGATTTTTCCTTTGCAACGCAGGTATTCTAAAAAGAGTTTGCTGCCTTCTTGGACTGGCGTCCGTCTGGTTACGTTTTGATTCAGAACGAAGACAGGTGTATGACATAATTCTAGGGTCAAATGTCTACGAAAAAGCGTCTTAA
- a CDS encoding DJ-1 family glyoxalase III → MPKVLVPLAVGFEEMEAVIVVDVLRRAGITVVTASLTDHPTVTGSHDIPLVAETTLDAVAEDHFDAVVLPGGLPGATNLRDDARVARLVQRTAEQDGWVAAICAAPLALAAFGVLRGKRFTSHPSVREPLQAAGGEYVEQRVVVDGRTVTSRSPGTAFEFALELVAHLVDAATAQRLSQAMLVSPSTSGV, encoded by the coding sequence ATGCCGAAAGTTCTGGTTCCCCTCGCGGTAGGCTTTGAGGAAATGGAAGCGGTCATCGTCGTGGATGTCCTGCGCCGGGCCGGGATCACCGTGGTGACGGCTTCCCTGACGGACCATCCGACCGTCACCGGCTCGCATGACATTCCTCTGGTGGCCGAGACGACCCTGGATGCCGTGGCCGAAGACCACTTCGACGCTGTCGTGCTTCCCGGCGGATTGCCGGGCGCGACCAACCTGCGGGATGATGCGCGGGTGGCGCGGCTTGTCCAGCGCACGGCGGAGCAGGATGGCTGGGTAGCGGCCATTTGTGCGGCACCGCTGGCATTGGCGGCCTTTGGTGTCCTGCGCGGCAAGCGTTTCACGTCGCATCCCAGCGTACGCGAACCGTTGCAGGCGGCCGGCGGCGAGTATGTTGAGCAGCGGGTCGTCGTGGACGGCCGGACGGTGACGAGTCGCAGTCCCGGCACGGCCTTTGAGTTTGCCCTTGAACTGGTGGCGCACTTGGTGGATGCAGCCACAGCGCAGCGGCTTTCCCAGGCAATGCTCGTGTCGCCGTCCACATCTGGAGTTTGA
- the nth gene encoding endonuclease III has protein sequence MKPPQSNSSSANADNHDLAAQRRRMQTVIRRLRRAYPDAHCSLNYRTPLELLVATILSAQCTDERVNLVTRELFQKYRTAADYARADLETLQEDIRSTGFYRNKAKALQGMGQRLVAHFGGEVPRTMEDLLTLPGVARKTANVVLGNAFGQAPGVVVDTHVTRLAKRLGFSAAPTPEKIERDLMAIVPRQHYVMLPHWFIFHGRAVCRARNPQCQSCILADLCPSAGQV, from the coding sequence ATGAAACCACCACAGTCAAACTCTTCATCTGCCAACGCGGACAATCATGATCTGGCGGCCCAGCGCCGCCGGATGCAGACAGTCATCCGGCGTTTGCGCCGCGCCTATCCCGATGCCCACTGCTCGCTCAACTACCGCACGCCGCTGGAACTGCTCGTTGCCACGATTCTTTCTGCGCAGTGCACCGATGAGCGGGTCAACCTCGTGACCAGGGAACTGTTCCAGAAATACCGTACGGCGGCTGACTATGCCCGGGCCGACCTGGAAACCCTGCAGGAAGACATTCGCTCAACCGGCTTTTACCGTAACAAAGCCAAGGCATTGCAGGGCATGGGGCAGCGGCTCGTCGCGCACTTCGGCGGGGAAGTGCCGCGTACCATGGAAGACCTGCTGACGCTGCCCGGTGTGGCCCGCAAGACGGCGAATGTCGTTTTGGGCAATGCCTTCGGGCAGGCGCCGGGCGTGGTGGTGGATACGCATGTCACCCGCCTGGCAAAGCGCCTGGGGTTTTCCGCCGCGCCGACGCCCGAAAAAATTGAGCGCGATCTGATGGCCATTGTGCCGCGCCAGCACTACGTCATGCTGCCGCACTGGTTCATCTTTCACGGGCGCGCCGTCTGCCGCGCGCGGAATCCGCAGTGTCAGTCCTGTATCCTGGCCGATCTTTGTCCCTCAGCCGGACAGGTCTGA